One window of the Entelurus aequoreus isolate RoL-2023_Sb linkage group LG18, RoL_Eaeq_v1.1, whole genome shotgun sequence genome contains the following:
- the LOC133633543 gene encoding uncharacterized protein LOC133633543 isoform X1: MLFLFPLQKKAPPSRRVPARVMSTCQLDSSTGDNFLAPHHGEGCIHMPSPAHAFNMQRVTQVLTTLGHHSDNYKDALKIMQQYGKGCNTSDLQSEAENKELPEKRNRKPVHRLWDSDDSEEDPGNSDLTSLGLASQLHRQTPPSHRVPARVMSTCQLDSSTGDNFLAPHHGEGRIHMPSPAPALNMQRVTQGTAVPPRLPPPPSPAALNMWQTQEPGSSLAYRPTWRGGRMADNISCSAPEVIHILSLLETIKHNQDQLIAKVSKNVLTRSATDAEVTKHAIRWFNLAGDRATRRRVPLPPPQEE; this comes from the exons atgttgtttttgtttccattacaaaaaaaag ctccaccgtctcgccgagtgccagcaagagtcatgagtacttgtcaactcgactcctcaactggagataactttctag cacctcaccatggggaaggatgtattcatatgccttcaccagcacatgcatttaacatgcagagagttacacaag ttcttaccaccttggggcaccattcag acaactacaaagacgcattaaaaataatgcaacaatatggaaagggctgcaacacctcagacctgcaatcaGAGGCAGAGAAcaaggagctgccagaaaaaaggaacaggaagccagt ccatcgtctctgggactcagatgatagcgaagaagacccgggaaatagtgacctcacatctctggggttggcaagccaattgcacaggcaga ctccaccgtctcaccgagtgccagcaagagtcatgagtacttgtcaactcgactcctcaactggagataactttctag cacctcaccatggggaaggacgcattcatatgccttcaccagcacctgcattaaacatgcagagagttacacaag gaacggcagtccctcctcgactccctccacccccctcaccagcagccctcaacatgtggcagacccaggagcctggatccagcctggcctacaggccaacatggcgagggggaagaatggccgacaacatttcctgctctg cgcctgaggtaatccacatccttagcctgctggaaactattaagcacaaccaagaccagctgattgcgaag gtgagtaaaaatgtgttgacaaggtcagccacggacgctgaggtcaccaaacacgccatcaggtggttcaacttggcgggggatcgggccacgaggagacgagtcccgcttccacctcctcaggaggaatag
- the LOC133633543 gene encoding uncharacterized protein LOC133633543 isoform X2 codes for MNRDIAVVPSGWYDDRMVFWPSYKNTDRIERAALNEEQHEPNWPRFDVSVVRTCDNYKDALKIMQQYGKGCNTSDLQSEAENKELPEKRNRKPVHRLWDSDDSEEDPGNSDLTSLGLASQLHRQTPPSHRVPARVMSTCQLDSSTGDNFLAPHHGEGRIHMPSPAPALNMQRVTQGTAVPPRLPPPPSPAALNMWQTQEPGSSLAYRPTWRGGRMADNISCSAPEVIHILSLLETIKHNQDQLIAKVSKNVLTRSATDAEVTKHAIRWFNLAGDRATRRRVPLPPPQEE; via the exons atgaacagggacattgcggttgtcccaagtggatggtatgatgataggatggttttctggcccagctataaaaacaccgacagaattgaaagggccgctttaaatgaggagcagcatgagccaaactggccaagatttgacgtttctgttgtccgaacttgtg acaactacaaagacgcattaaaaataatgcaacaatatggaaagggctgcaacacctcagacctgcaatcaGAGGCAGAGAAcaaggagctgccagaaaaaaggaacaggaagccagt ccatcgtctctgggactcagatgatagcgaagaagacccgggaaatagtgacctcacatctctggggttggcaagccaattgcacaggcaga ctccaccgtctcaccgagtgccagcaagagtcatgagtacttgtcaactcgactcctcaactggagataactttctag cacctcaccatggggaaggacgcattcatatgccttcaccagcacctgcattaaacatgcagagagttacacaag gaacggcagtccctcctcgactccctccacccccctcaccagcagccctcaacatgtggcagacccaggagcctggatccagcctggcctacaggccaacatggcgagggggaagaatggccgacaacatttcctgctctg cgcctgaggtaatccacatccttagcctgctggaaactattaagcacaaccaagaccagctgattgcgaag gtgagtaaaaatgtgttgacaaggtcagccacggacgctgaggtcaccaaacacgccatcaggtggttcaacttggcgggggatcgggccacgaggagacgagtcccgcttccacctcctcaggaggaatag